The following are encoded in a window of Labrus bergylta chromosome 16, fLabBer1.1, whole genome shotgun sequence genomic DNA:
- the LOC110001015 gene encoding cell death-inducing p53-target protein 1 homolog: protein MEKGYPPQESAPPYPGPPLNYGGAAPQPEMYPQPGMCPQPGFYPTAPPAGYQAGVPYAPPAPAATVTHLVVTAGLHDSPGQALCPHCQQTVVTVTHHTAGLMTWGICAGLTFFGCFLCCFLPFCIESCKDVEHRCPTCHKVIYIFKRW, encoded by the exons ATGGAGAAAGGATACCCACCACAGGAGTCAGCTCCACCGTACCCGGGGCCGCCTCTGAACTATGGGGGCGCCGCGCCTCAGCCAGAGATGTACCCACAGCCGGGGATGTGCCCACAGCCCGGATTCTACCCAACAGCACCGCCCGCTGGATACCAGGCCG GTGTTCCCTACGCTCCTCCTGCACCTGCAGCAACAG TCACTCACCTGGTTGTAACAGCGGGGCTTCATGACAGCCCGGGACAAGCTCTGTGTCCGCACTGCCAGCAGACAGTGGTCACCGTGACGCATCACACAGCGGGCCTGATGACCTGGGGCATCTGTGCCGGCCTCACCTTTTTTGg gtgttttctctgctgtttcctcCCGTTCTGCATTGAGTCCTGCAAAGACGTGGAGCATCGCTGTCCAACCTGCCACAAAGTCATCTACATATTCAAACGGTGGTGA
- the LOC110001018 gene encoding interferon-induced protein 44-like has translation MGPQPSKPPTPPPSPCLRQPWRTLPTSTQDNLNFMKSYQPRNKGVKHLRILLHGPVGAGKSSFINSVESALRGIVTNRALTDATSGSSFTLKYQTYKIQKDDQSFYSIVFNDIMGLEANLNNGVQVEDVKLALRGHVREGYKFRTNGPLTENDPGYNSNPSLDDKVHVLVCVVPVNSVSLLDDKVVQKFREVRLAASDLGIPQLAILTKVDQACPEVESNIHNLHKSKYLKGQVEKFSAMLGIPINCIFLVKNYESEIKTTDDINGPLLTTLRQMVSQGEDYLNYM, from the exons ATGGGACCTCAACCTTCCAAACCACCCACACCTCCACCTTCTC CTTGTTTAAGACAGCCATGGAGGACTCTGCCGAC GAGCACTCAGGACAATCTCAACTTCATGAAATCTTACCAACCTCGAAACAAAGGAGTCAAACATCTCAGGATTCTGCTTCATGGACCGGTCGGTGCCGGCAAGTCCAGTTTCATAAACTCTGttgaaagtgctttgagaggcatTGTTACAAATCGAGCTTTGACGGATGCGACCTCTGGGAGCAGCTTCACCCTAAAG TACCAAACATACAAAATTCAAAAAGATGATCAGAGCTTCTATTCTATTGTTTTCAATGACATCATGGGCTTGGAGGCAAACCTCAACAATGGAGTCCAGGTGGAAGATGTCAAACTGGCCCTGCGGGGACATGTGAGAGAGGGTTACAAG tttcgTACTAATGGCCCACTGACAGAGAATGACCCGGGCTACAACTCCAACCCCTCTCTGGATGACAAAGTCCACGTGCTGGTCTGTGTGGTTCCTGTCAACTCAGTCTCTCTGTTAGATGACAAAGTCGTGCAGAAGTTCAGAGAAGTCAGACTAGCTGCCAGTGATCTGG gaattcCCCAACTGGCCATCCTCACCAAAGTTGATCAGGCCTGTCCTGAGGTCGAATCAAATATTCACAACTTGCACAAGAGCAAGTACCTGAAGGGACAG GTGGAAAAATTCAGTGCAATGCTGGGAATTCCCATCAACTGCATCTTTCTGGTGAAGAACTACGAGTCAGAAATCAAAACGACTGACGACATCAACGGGCCGCTTTTGACCACACTGAGACAGATGGTATCCCAGGGAGAAGACTACCTCAACTATATGTAG
- the LOC110005846 gene encoding LOW QUALITY PROTEIN: interferon-induced protein 44-like (The sequence of the model RefSeq protein was modified relative to this genomic sequence to represent the inferred CDS: substituted 1 base at 1 genomic stop codon) has protein sequence MGPQPSKPPTPPPSPCLRQPWRTLPTSTQDNLNFMKSYQPRNKEVKHLRILLHGPVGAGKSSFINSVESALRGIVTNXALTDATSGRSFTLKYQTYKIQKDDQSFYSIVFNDIMGLEANLNNGVQVEDVKLALRGHVREGYKFRTNGPLTENDPGYNSNPSLDDKVHVLVCVVPVSSVSLLDDKVVQKLREVRLAASDLGIPQLAILTKVDEACPEVRSNIHNLHKSKYLKGQVEKFSAMLGIPINCIFLVKNYESEIKTTDDINGPLLTALRQMVSQGEDYLNYM, from the exons ATGGGACCTCAACCTTCCAAACCACCCACACCTCCACCTTCTC CTTGTTTAAGACAGCCATGGAGGACTCTGCCGAC GAGCACTCAGGACAATCTCAACTTCATGAAATCTTACCAACCTCGAAACAAAGAAGTCAAACATCTCAGGATTCTGCTTCATGGACCAGTCGGTGCCGGCAAGTCCAGTTTCATAAACTCTGttgaaagtgctttgagaggcatTGTTACAAATTGAGCTTTGACGGATGCGACCTCTGGGAGAAGCTTCACCCTAAAG TACCAAACATACAAAATTCAAAAAGATGATCAGAGCTTCTATTCTATTGTTTTCAATGACATCATGGGCTTGGAGGCAAACCTCAACAATGGAGTCCAGGTGGAAGATGTCAAACTGGCCCTGCGGGGACATGTGAGAGAGGGTTACAAG tttcgTACTAATGGCCCACTGACAGAGAATGACCCGGGCTACAACTCCAACCCCTCTCTGGATGACAAAGTCCACGTGCTGGTCTGTGTGGTTCCTGTCAGCTCAGTCTCTCTGTTAGATGACAAAGTCGTGCAGAAGTTAAGAGAAGTCAGACTAGCTGCCAGTGATCTGG GAATTCCCCAACTGGCCATCCTCACCAAAGTTGATGAAGCCTGTCCTGAGGTCAGATCAAATATTCACAACTTGCACAAGAGCAAGTACCTGAAGGGACAG GTGGAAAAATTCAGTGCAATGCTGGGAATTCCCATCAACTGCATCTTTCTGGTGAAGAACTACGAGTCAGAAATCAAAACGACTGACGACATCAACGGGCCGCTTTTGACCGCACTGAGACAGATGGTATCCCAGGGAGAAGACTACCTCAACTATATGTAG